A part of Chloroflexota bacterium genomic DNA contains:
- a CDS encoding LCP family protein, translating into MSKQRMKYRQRAWIALAVITIILTSLGVASCQQRVVDITGPTVATNPETAISPTLLPNTAPLTSTEAGPTAETIYALPEFDSATAIPDPMSDITLSDEVQVWVLLGSDSEPPFTGRIQAIHLLLIHPRFSKASLISIPGNLYVYIPGFGMQRLNTAYALGGIETMLETLSYNLGLNVDRFVLAHPGDFQWLVDDLDSIDVTIFYPIAGQCGGIRAGLVEMDGALALCYASYLDGIDEVDRMERQQQLLRVIFKKFTHESYLTKLPLLYSSYQGWVKTDISLTELMDMVPLSLRLADTDRIGYYMIGRDAFTIWEVPGYSQAQVLLPNQNAIRAILLQAIDDIMQPAPLTGLVQTLEAQLTEQYEKTRQPSPTYTPTPTPIGTPTPPGYP; encoded by the coding sequence ATGAGTAAACAACGTATGAAATATCGTCAACGGGCGTGGATTGCGCTGGCTGTCATCACCATCATCCTAACGAGTCTTGGGGTAGCAAGCTGCCAGCAGCGTGTTGTGGATATAACCGGACCGACAGTGGCAACCAACCCGGAAACCGCCATTTCTCCAACCTTGCTGCCCAACACCGCACCCCTCACGTCAACCGAAGCAGGTCCTACAGCCGAAACAATCTATGCGCTGCCGGAATTCGACTCAGCGACGGCCATTCCGGACCCGATGAGCGATATAACGCTCTCCGATGAGGTACAGGTTTGGGTATTACTGGGCTCTGATTCCGAACCTCCCTTCACCGGGCGAATCCAGGCCATCCACTTACTCCTGATCCATCCCAGGTTTTCCAAGGCAAGCCTGATCTCGATTCCAGGCAACCTGTACGTTTACATCCCCGGTTTCGGCATGCAGAGGCTCAACACCGCCTATGCATTGGGCGGTATCGAGACAATGCTCGAAACCCTTTCCTACAACCTCGGCCTCAATGTGGATCGCTTTGTCCTGGCCCACCCCGGCGATTTTCAATGGCTGGTAGATGATCTCGACTCCATTGATGTGACCATCTTCTACCCTATCGCCGGTCAATGTGGCGGCATCCGGGCCGGACTGGTCGAAATGGACGGCGCTCTGGCCCTCTGTTACGCCTCCTATCTGGACGGCATCGACGAAGTGGACCGGATGGAGCGCCAGCAGCAGCTTCTAAGGGTGATCTTCAAGAAATTCACCCATGAGAGTTACCTCACAAAATTGCCGCTGCTCTATTCAAGCTATCAGGGCTGGGTCAAGACGGACATTTCGCTGACCGAACTGATGGACATGGTTCCACTTTCACTCCGTCTGGCCGATACCGATCGAATTGGTTACTACATGATCGGGCGGGATGCCTTCACAATCTGGGAAGTGCCAGGTTACAGCCAGGCACAGGTCTTGCTACCCAATCAGAACGCCATACGCGCGATCCTCCTGCAGGCCATTGACGACATCATGCAGCCGGCCCCGTTGACCGGCCTGGTGCAGACGCTCGAGGCACAGCTAACCGAACAATACGAAAAAACACGCCAACCCTCACCAACCTACACGCCCACACCGACCCCGATAGGCACACCAACACCGCCGGGGTACCCTTAA
- a CDS encoding YtxH domain-containing protein has protein sequence MKKFGKFLFGAMLGGLIGSGVALLLAPASGKQTQQEIVSYFGHLKDEVQKAADEKRVELEAQLHALQSGKQVTIEEKQA, from the coding sequence ATGAAAAAATTTGGCAAATTCTTATTCGGCGCTATGCTGGGCGGGTTGATCGGTAGCGGTGTGGCATTGCTTTTGGCCCCTGCTTCCGGCAAGCAGACCCAACAGGAGATTGTGAGCTACTTTGGTCATCTGAAAGATGAGGTTCAAAAGGCTGCAGATGAGAAACGTGTTGAGTTGGAAGCCCAACTTCACGCCTTGCAGTCCGGAAAACAAGTTACGATTGAAGAAAAGCAAGCTTAA